GCGGGCCAGCATCCCCGCGGTGCGCCGCACCCGGGCGTCGCGGTCGAGCCCGCGCGTCGCCGCGAGCTTGCGCTGCGCCAGGCGCAGCGCGGTCGCGCGCTCCTCGTCCGGGTCGAGCCCGTCGAGGGCCTCGGCGGCCACCTGGTCGTCGACGCCGCGCCGGCGCAGCTCGTGCCCCAGCGCCCGTCGCCCGAGCCCGCGCACGCCGTGCCGCGAGCGGACCCAGCCCTCGGCGAACGCCGCGTCGTCGACGAGGCCGACCTCGGTGAGGCGGTCGAGCACCCGCTCGGCCACGTCCTCGGGGACGTCGCGCCGGGTGAGCGCCTCGGCGAGCTGCCCGCGGCTGCGCGGGCCCATGGTCAGCTGGCGCAGGCAGATCGACCGCGCAACGGACTCGGGGTCCGCGTCGGGCGTCAGGTCGGCGGGGGTGCCGGGGACCGGGGCATCGGCGCCCCGGTGCCCCCGGTGCCCCTGGCCCCCGCGACGGGCTCGGGGCGCCACCGGCTAGAAGTCGACCGGCGCCGGCAGGTCGTCGGCCGGGGCGTCGATGCGCGGGCCGACCCCCAGCTTCTCCTTGATCTTCTTCTCGATCTCGTCGGCGAGGTCGGGGTTGTCGCGCAGGAAGGCGCGCGCGTTCTCCTTGCCCTGGCCGAGCTGGTCGCCCTCGTACGTGTACCAAGCGCCGGACTTGCGCACGAAGCCGTGCTCCACGCCCATGTCGATGAGCCCGCCCTCGCGCGAGATGCCGACGCCGTAGAGGATGTCGAACTCCGCCTGCTTGAAGGGC
The sequence above is a segment of the Vallicoccus soli genome. Coding sequences within it:
- a CDS encoding regulatory protein RecX, whose protein sequence is MGPRSRGQLAEALTRRDVPEDVAERVLDRLTEVGLVDDAAFAEGWVRSRHGVRGLGRRALGHELRRRGVDDQVAAEALDGLDPDEERATALRLAQRKLAATRGLDRDARVRRTAGMLARKGYPGGLAAAVVREALDAEHAEGLLGGSGEGADDPFGDVAPEALDTP